One window of Strix aluco isolate bStrAlu1 chromosome 24, bStrAlu1.hap1, whole genome shotgun sequence genomic DNA carries:
- the STARD3 gene encoding stAR-related lipid transfer protein 3, with translation MSKPTDLQHDLERSLPAIASISTSFSQSQGFSPYCYFSPEKRKAISDVRRTFCLFVTFDLLFISLLWIIELNTKDGIQKNLENEIINYNFKTSFFDIFVLAFFRFFVLLLAYAIVKLRHWWVIAVTTLVSSAFLIVKVILSKLLTKGAFGYLLPIVSFVIAWLETWFLDFKVLTQEAEEERWYLAAQAAASRSSLLYPGALSEGQFYSPPESFAGSDNESDEEGAGRKALTAQEKEYVRQGKDAMEVVDQILAQEENWKFEKNNDFGDVVYTFEIPFHGKTFILKAFLQCSAETVYQEVILQPEKMILWNRTVAACQILQRVEDNTIISYDVAAGAAGGVVSPRDFVNVRRIERRRDRYISSGMSTTHSLKPPLSKYVRGENGPGGFIVLKCPSNPRVCTFIWILNTDLKGRLPRYLIHQSLAATMFEFTFHLRQRVSELSSKP, from the exons ATGAGCAAACCGACAGACCTGCAGCACGACCTGGAACGAAGCCTCCCAGCCATCGCGTCCATCAGCACCTCGTTCTCCCAGAGCCAGGGCTTCTCCCCCTATTGCTACTTCTCACCGGAGAAGAGGAAAGCCATCTCGGATGTGAGGAGGACCTTCTGCCTCTTCGTCACCTTCGACCTGCTCTTCATCTCTTTATTGTGGATAATCGAATTGAAT ACCAAGGATGGCATTCAGAAGAACTTGGAGAACGAAATCATCAATTACAATTTCAAGACCTCTTTCTTTGATATATTT gtctTGGCTTTCTTTCGGTTTTTTGTGTTGCTGCTGGCCTATGCAATCGTAAAGCTGCGCCACTGGTGGGTCATAGCG GTCACTACGTTGGTATCCAGTGCCTTCCTGATTGTGAAGGTCATCCTCTCCAAG CTTCTGACCAAAGGGGCTTTCGGCTATTTACTTCCTATCGTCTCGTTTGTCATTGCTTGGCTAGAGACTTGGTTCCTGGATTTTAAAGTCCTAACTCAGGAAGCAGAAGAGGAACGAT GGTACCTGGCAGCCCAGGCCGCGGCCTCTCGCAGCTCCCTGCTCTACCCCGGGGCCCTTTCCGAGGGGCAGTTCTACTCCCCACCAGAGTCCTTCGCAG GGTCGGACAACGAGTCGGACGAGGAAGGTGCAGGGAGGAAGGCGCTGACAGCTCAG GAGAAGGAGTATGTCCGACAAGGCAAAGACGCCATGGAGGTTGTGGACCAAATCCTCGCCCAGGAGGAGAACTGGAAGTTCGAGAAAAACAAT GACTTTGGTGACGTTGTTTACACTTTTGAAATACCTTTCCATGGCAAgacctttattttaaag gctttcctgcagtgctctgcTGAAACAGTTTACCAGGAGGTTATTCTCCAGCCTGAGAAGATGATCCTGTGGAACAGAACAGTGGCAGCTTGCCAG ATCTTGCAGCGGGTTGAAGACAACACGATCATCTCCTACGACgtggcagctggggctgcaggcgGTGTTGTCTCCCCAAG GGATTTCGTGAACGTGCGCCGGATtgagaggagaagagacaggTACATTTCCTCAGGGATGTCGACCACGCACAGCCTCAAGCCTCCGCTCTCCAAGTATGTCAG GGGTGAGAACGGGCCCGGAGGATTCATCGTACTGAAATGTCCCAGCAACCCCAGGGTCTGCACCTTCATCTGGATTCTCAACACAGACCTGAAG GGTCGCCTGCCCCGTTACCTGATCCACCAGAGCCTGGCCGCCACCATGTTCGAGTTCACCTTCCACCTCCGCCAGCGGGTCAGCGAGCTTTCCAGCAAGCCCTGA